The Malus sylvestris chromosome 12, drMalSylv7.2, whole genome shotgun sequence genome contains a region encoding:
- the LOC126592182 gene encoding uncharacterized mitochondrial protein AtMg00810-like → MGFIASLSDTSLFTKKDGDDLVILLLYVDDIILTGSNTSKINTAIQELSEVFDLKDLGRLTFFLGLQIHYKDNGDIFVNQTKYIKDLIHKVGLESCKPATTPCKPHNSMLVTEGKPLADPSIYRSIVGSLQYLTFTRPDIAFAVNLVCQFMTSPTDVHLTIVKRILRYLHGTIQAGICYFATAAVSLNAFSDADWAADLNTRRSVTGYVVFLGHNLISWQSKKQTSVSRSSTEAEYKALAHTAADITWVRHILKDLNVFLPHPPVIYCDNMSAISLSANPVFHSRIKHLDTDYHFVRERVQQGDLEVVYIPTDDQAADILTKGLHSPAFVKHCYNLQLGNPS, encoded by the coding sequence ATGGGGTTCATTGCATCATTATCAGATACCAGTTTATTCACAAAGAAGGATGGTGATGATCTTGTGATTTTATTactctatgttgatgacattatcCTCACAGGTTCCAACACTTCCAAGATTAATACAGCAATCCAAGAATTGTCTGAAGTATTTGATTTGAAAGATCTTGGCAGACTCACATTCTTTCTCGGGTTACAGATTCACTATAAGGATAATGGAGATATCTTTGTGAATCAAACAAAGTATATCAAGGACCTTATACACAAAGTAGGTTTAGAGTCATGTAAACCTGCTACAACTCCCTGCAAGCCTCATAATTCGATGCTTGTGACAGAAGGTAAACCATTGGCTGATCCTAGTATCTACAGAAGTATTGTGGGGTCTCTTCAATATTTGACATTCACAAGGCCAGATATAGCCTTTGCAGTGAATTTGGTATGTCAATTCATGACTTCACCAACTGATGTTCATTTAACAATAGTGAAACGAATTCTGAGATACTTGCACGGTACAATTCAAGCTGGTATTTGCTATTTTGCAACTGCAGCAGTAAGTTTGAATGCATTttcagatgcagattgggctgcaGATCTTAACACCAGACGATCAGTGACAGGTTATGTAGTTTTCCTTGGACATAATCTTATTTCTTGGCAGTCAAAGAAGCAAACTTCAGTTTCCCGAAGCTCCACAGAAGCTGAGTATAAAGCATTAGCTCATACAGCTGCAGATATTACATGGGTGCGCCATATTTTAAAAGATTTAAATGTTTTTCTTCCTCATCCACCTGTGATCTATTGTGATAACATGTCTGCGATATCATTGAGTGCCAATCCTGTATTTCATTCGAGAATCAAACATTTGGACACAGATTATCATTTTGTCCGAGAAAGAGTACAACAAGGTGATCTGGAGGTGGTGTATATTCCTACAGATGATCAAGCAGCTGACATTCTAACAAAGGGATTGCACAGTCCTGCGTTTGTTAAGCATTGTTACAATCTGCAACTAGGAAATcctagttga
- the LOC126591940 gene encoding uncharacterized protein LOC126591940, producing MHSLSSSMDAMVVQGERSNSQRFQGGYEHGESSNSNRDFYHGSQSNVTGGSGYVGTANRSFQQRNNGQNNYSRRFNNGNNNSKSYSGSYGNRNGNSYDGNGSSTYSGNGKQSQNGNFWNTRTNYWNGNTNYKSSVSPECQICSRRGHTAPNCYYRADNINTQTPGGFIVCQICGKRGHIALECYHRNNFSYQGAPPSSSLTAMTAQGHIGQQNASASSTTHDFSAADTWIVDTRATHHMTANMNAMNQATPYTGNEKIVVGNGESLAVKHMGIRPQG from the exons ATGCACTCGCTGAGTTCTTCTATGGATGCAATGGTGGTGCAAGGTGAAAGGTCTAATTCACAGAGATTCCAAGGAGGATATGAACATGGTGAAAGTTCTAACTCTAATAGGGATTTTTATCATGGGAGTCAATCTAATGTTACAGGAGGCTCTGGCTATGTTGGTACGGCAAACAGATCTTTTCAACAGAGGAATAATGGGCAAAACAACTACTCCAGAAGGTTCAATAATGggaataataattcaaagtctTACTCTGGAAGTTATGGTAACAGGAATGGGAATTCATATGATGGCAATGGAAGTAGCACTTACTCTGGAAATGGGAAGCAATCTCAGAATGGCAATTTTTGGAATACAAGAACTAACTATTGGAATGGGAATACAAATTACAAATCCTCGGTTTCTCCAGAATGTCAGATTTGTTCAAGAAGGGGGCatactgctccaaattgctacTACAGAGCTGACAACATTAATACACAAACTCCTGGTGGTTTTATAGTCTGTCAGATATGTGGAAAACGAGGTCACATTGCATTGGAGTGTTATCACAGAAACAATTTCTCCTATCAGGGTGCTCCCCCATCATCTTCATTAACTGCAATGACTGCACAAGGACATATTGGTCAGCAAAATGCATCTGCATCATCAACAACTCATGATTTCTCAGCAGCTGATACTTGGATTGTGGACACAAGGGCCACACATCACATGACTGCCAATATGAATGCAATGAATCAAGCTACACCTTACACTGGAAATGAAAAGATTGTTGTGGGAAATGGTGAAAGTTTGGCTGTAAAGCATATGGG GATAAGGCCACAAGGGTGA
- the LOC126591939 gene encoding UDP-glycosyltransferase 73C1-like codes for MLYILLLIDLALIPSIVICSISMDSHKENQQIHFVLFPFMAQGHMIPMIDIARLLAQQGIVITILTTPRNAARYQTVISRAIDSGLLIRLIQLKFPSEEAGLPEGCENFDKLPSHGLAVTFFAATALLQPQVEEVFEEMTPKPNCIISDMCLPWTIDIASKFHIPRLSFGGTCCLAFLVIHNLRVSNILENVTSDSKYIVLPEMPDRIVITKAQLPAGAVTQNVKDYNDRMVAAEMASYGMIVNSFEELEPAYVKAYKKARKDKVWCIGPVSLCNKDDLDKAQRGNKAAIDAHHCSDWLDCRESGSVVYVCLGSLCNLVSEQLMELGLGLEASNKPFFWVVRGCSQTEELKTWITESGFEERTKDRSLLIWGWAPQTLILSHPAIGGFLTHCGWNSALEGICAGLPLITWPLFGDQFLNEKLVEQILKIAVRVGIENPMKWGEEEKIGVLVKKENVKVAVEKLMDGEESEARRERARELGEMARRAVEEGGSSHLNITLLIQDIMQQGNNGSETN; via the coding sequence ATGTTGTATATATTACTACTCATCGACCTCGCCTTAATTCCTAGCATTGTTATTTGTTCAATTTCCATGGATTCTCATAAAGAAAACCAGCAGATTcactttgttttgtttcctttcatGGCTCAAGGCCACATGATCCCGATGATCGACATTGCTAGACTTTTGGCTCAGCAAGGCATCGTTATCACCATACTCACTACCCCTCGCAACGCAGCCCGTTATCAAACAGTTATTAGTCGCGCCATCGATTCCGGGCTTCTTATCCGGTTAATTCAACTGAAATTCCCATCTGAAGAAGCTGGATTGCCAGAAGGCTGCGAGAACTTTGACAAGCTACCTTCACACGGCTTGGCAGTCACTTTCTTTGCTGCCACTGCCCTGCTTCAACCGCAAGTGGAGGAAGTGTTTGAAGAGATGACCCCCAAGCCAAATTGCATAATCTCTGACATGTGTCTTCCATGGACAATCGACATTGCTAGCAAGTTTCACATTCCAAGGCTATCTTTCGGCGGAACATGTTGCTTGGCTTTCTTGGTTATTCATAATTTGAGGGTATCCAATATACTTGAAAATGTAACTTCTGACTCGAAGTACATTGTTCTGCCTGAGATGCCAGATCGAATTGTGATCACCAAAGCTCAGCTTCCAGCTGGGGCAGTGACACAAAACGTGAAAGATTATAATGATAGGATGGTAGCAGCTGAGATGGCGTCATACGGGATGATCGTGAATAGTTTCGAGGAATTAGAACCAGCATATGTTAAAGCATACAAGAAGGCAAGAAAGGATAAAGTCTGGTGCATTGGCCCAGTTTCGCTGTGCAACAAAGATGACTTGGATAAGGCACAAAGAGGTAACAAGGCTGCAATTGATGCACATCACTGCTCGGATTGGCTTGATTGTCGTGAATCAGGCTCTGTAGTTTATGTTTGTCTCGGAAGTTTGTGTAACCTTGTGTCTGAACAACTGATGGAGCTTGGATTGGGGTTAGAGGCATCGAATAAGCCGTTCTTTTGGGTTGTAAGGGGCTGTAGCCAAACAGAGGAATTGAAGACATGGATTACAGAAAGCGGATTTGAGGAGAGGACCAAAGACAGGAGCCTGTTGATTTGGGGTTGGGCTCCGCAAACACTGATATTGTCACACCCTGCCATTGGAGGGTTCTTAACACACTGTGGATGGAATTCAGCATTGGAAGGGATATGCGCCGGCCTGCCTTTGATCACATGGCCACTTTTCGGAGATCAGTTTCTCAATGAGAAACTTGTTGAACAGATTCTGAAAATTGCAGTGAGAGTTGGGATTGAAAATCCAATGAAGTGGGGAGAGGAGGAGAAGATTGGGGTGTTGGTGAAAAAGGAAAATGTGAAGGTGGCCGTAGAGAAGTTGATGGATGGAGAAGAAAGCGAAGCGAGAAGAGAGAGAGCCAGAGAGTTGGGAGAGATGGCAAGGAGAGCAGTAGAAGAAGGGGGATCTTCTCACCTAAACATTACACTGCTAATCCAAGATATCATGCAACAAGGAAATAATGGCAGTGAGACAAACTAA